The following coding sequences lie in one Pseudomonadota bacterium genomic window:
- a CDS encoding DUF1302 family protein produces the protein MAQAAGGGKTRAVYARKIGLLGVTLAKNIAGSSIGTEVSHRSNGPLISNSAAARQSNGYKGARGDTWHALINSEISFGPSPLYHSAQFAF, from the coding sequence CTGGCGCAAGCGGCCGGTGGCGGTAAGACACGGGCGGTATATGCCAGGAAAATCGGGCTTCTTGGGGTGACACTGGCGAAGAATATCGCCGGATCTTCCATTGGCACTGAGGTTTCCCATCGCAGCAATGGCCCTTTGATCAGCAACAGTGCGGCCGCCAGGCAATCGAACGGCTATAAAGGAGCCAGGGGAGATACCTGGCATGCCCTGATCAACAGCGAAATAAGTTTCGGGCCCAGCCCATTGTATCATTCTGCTCAGTTTGCTTTCTGA
- a CDS encoding PAS domain S-box protein → MTWLPSRLWTRLHLTIRLMIIVALSMMAVAIGASYQASRHIVQKTKTELTKRCNQQMDMLESIVLATSFAEKKSGRNFGFEELVNILGKFNYGPDVSQVSFRETSDVAAFNQDITIKLEAPLFFSRWCGHYTIKFNRPIIIQGEYYGLLTLSMSPNRFINEAWENYEYLLQVILISLLIVLSIIWVVLRKSLRPLRTLAKASKSLAKGNLSIRVPVIGSPELRTVIVTFNQMASSFQSTLTALQESEEKYRTILQTMEEGYYEIDLAGNVTFVNDAMCRIMGSPKVELIGINYCQYISPETAKEVHEVFNKIYATGEPVRSHEWDIIRPDNTKIYIESSIATARSSENQATGFRGVVIDITERKQAEAEKETLQAQFLQAQKIESIGQLAGGVAHDYNNISTVIIGNAEIALQKVDENDPLHEDLVEILTAAKRATDITKQLLAFARKQTIAPKVLDLNVFIQNMIKMLRLLIGEDIDLAWLPGEKVWSVKIDPSQIDQIMANLCGNARDAISDIGKVTIETRNISFDEDYCADHAGFVPGEYVLLAVSDNGCGIAQETLDKIFEPFFTTKSIGYGTGMGLATVYGIVKQNNGFINVYSEPNKGTTIKVYLPRHTGQAVDTYSENTLEIPLSRGETVLIVEDDISILKLGKRILEYLGYAVLSTNSPSEAMKLAEEYAGKINLLITDVVMPEMNGRELSKQLQSLYPDLKILFMSGYTANVIAHRGVLEDGVSFMLKPFSHNDMAFKIRETLDEAKS, encoded by the coding sequence ATGACCTGGCTTCCATCTCGTTTATGGACTCGATTGCATTTAACTATCCGATTGATGATCATTGTGGCCTTAAGCATGATGGCTGTGGCAATAGGTGCCTCATATCAAGCCTCCCGGCACATTGTCCAGAAAACAAAGACCGAGTTAACAAAGCGATGCAATCAGCAAATGGATATGTTGGAGTCCATCGTTCTTGCCACCTCATTTGCTGAAAAAAAAAGCGGGCGTAATTTCGGCTTTGAGGAACTGGTAAACATTCTCGGTAAATTCAACTATGGTCCCGATGTAAGTCAGGTCAGTTTTCGCGAAACCTCGGATGTGGCTGCCTTTAACCAGGATATCACTATTAAGCTTGAAGCCCCTTTGTTCTTCTCCCGCTGGTGCGGACATTATACAATTAAGTTCAATCGACCCATTATTATTCAAGGGGAATATTACGGGCTCCTGACCCTCTCCATGTCGCCCAATCGCTTTATTAACGAAGCTTGGGAAAACTACGAGTATCTGTTGCAGGTCATACTCATTTCCCTTTTGATAGTTTTGTCCATCATATGGGTTGTTTTGCGTAAATCATTACGCCCGTTGAGAACTTTGGCTAAAGCCAGCAAGTCCCTTGCCAAGGGTAATTTGTCTATCCGTGTCCCGGTAATAGGCAGCCCTGAGTTGCGGACTGTTATTGTAACCTTCAACCAGATGGCCTCAAGTTTCCAGTCAACACTAACTGCGCTTCAGGAGAGTGAGGAAAAATATCGAACCATTCTTCAAACTATGGAAGAAGGTTATTATGAAATTGACCTTGCAGGCAACGTTACCTTTGTCAATGATGCCATGTGCAGAATTATGGGTAGCCCAAAAGTTGAGTTGATAGGGATTAATTATTGCCAATACATTTCGCCGGAGACAGCTAAAGAAGTGCATGAAGTATTCAACAAGATTTACGCCACTGGTGAACCGGTAAGAAGCCATGAGTGGGATATTATAAGACCGGATAACACAAAAATATATATAGAGTCTTCTATAGCCACAGCGAGAAGTTCAGAAAACCAGGCCACCGGTTTTCGGGGGGTTGTTATAGATATTACGGAGCGCAAACAGGCCGAGGCCGAAAAAGAGACGTTGCAGGCCCAATTTCTGCAGGCTCAGAAAATTGAATCAATAGGCCAATTGGCTGGAGGCGTAGCACACGACTATAACAACATATCAACTGTCATAATCGGCAATGCTGAAATTGCTCTGCAAAAGGTGGACGAGAATGATCCTCTGCATGAAGATCTCGTAGAAATTCTCACGGCAGCAAAACGCGCGACGGATATTACCAAACAATTGCTGGCTTTTGCCCGTAAACAAACCATTGCTCCCAAGGTGCTCGACCTGAATGTTTTTATTCAAAACATGATCAAAATGCTCCGGCTGCTTATCGGGGAAGATATTGATCTTGCCTGGTTGCCCGGAGAAAAAGTATGGTCGGTTAAAATTGATCCTTCCCAGATTGATCAAATCATGGCAAATCTCTGTGGTAACGCCCGAGATGCTATATCAGATATTGGCAAGGTTACCATCGAAACGCGAAATATCAGCTTTGATGAGGACTACTGTGCTGATCATGCAGGGTTTGTTCCCGGAGAGTATGTTTTGCTCGCTGTAAGCGATAATGGCTGTGGGATAGCACAGGAAACCCTGGACAAGATTTTTGAACCGTTTTTCACCACCAAGTCCATTGGCTATGGTACAGGAATGGGCTTGGCTACCGTTTATGGCATTGTCAAACAGAACAATGGTTTCATCAACGTTTATAGTGAACCGAATAAAGGAACGACCATCAAGGTTTATCTGCCAAGGCATACAGGCCAGGCTGTCGATACATATAGTGAAAACACCTTAGAAATTCCGTTAAGCCGGGGTGAGACAGTATTGATAGTTGAAGATGATATTTCTATCCTGAAACTTGGGAAAAGAATACTCGAATATCTGGGTTATGCCGTACTGTCCACTAACAGTCCAAGTGAGGCCATGAAGTTGGCCGAAGAGTACGCCGGCAAAATTAATCTTCTAATAACGGATGTTGTTATGCCCGAGATGAATGGCCGTGAGTTATCCAAACAACTGCAAAGCCTTTATCCCGATCTCAAAATCCTTTTCATGTCCGGTTATACAGCTAACGTTATTGCCCACCGTGGCGTGCTGGAAGATGGCGTTAGTTTCATGTTAAAGCCGTTTTCTCACAATGACATGGCCTTTAAGATCAGAGAAACACTGGATGAAGCAAAGAGCTAA
- a CDS encoding peptidylprolyl isomerase: MKNIIFTIIIIFCVVITGSSIGFTEGKKQIKNPVYVIKTSMGDIDVELFEDEAPKTVANFIGLAEGTIEFKDIKTGNKVKYPFYDGLIFHRVIKDFMIQGGCPLGIGTGGPGYTFTDEIDATALGLDNLNAFDNRKGPHSFLMIRSQQDFERNLTIPIFKAMNIRSQKEFDERKEEFKVRLEKLTIKGAYENIGYVYTEKGSKHAPVRGCLAMANSGPNTNGSQFFINLVDTDWLAGKHTVFGKVVKGMDVLDNIGKVKVGSGSKPVKDVKIISISRKKSP, encoded by the coding sequence ATGAAAAACATAATTTTTACCATAATTATAATTTTCTGTGTAGTTATTACCGGTAGTAGTATTGGGTTTACTGAAGGAAAGAAGCAGATTAAAAATCCTGTGTATGTCATTAAAACAAGCATGGGAGACATTGATGTGGAATTGTTTGAAGATGAAGCTCCAAAAACGGTTGCCAATTTTATCGGCTTGGCAGAAGGCACAATTGAATTTAAAGACATTAAAACAGGTAATAAAGTAAAATATCCTTTTTATGATGGACTTATTTTTCACAGGGTAATAAAGGATTTTATGATTCAGGGCGGCTGCCCTTTGGGTATCGGAACAGGCGGCCCAGGTTATACTTTTACCGATGAAATTGATGCCACCGCTTTAGGTTTGGATAACTTAAACGCATTTGATAACCGTAAAGGGCCTCACAGTTTCCTGATGATTCGCAGCCAGCAGGATTTCGAGCGAAATCTTACCATACCGATTTTTAAAGCTATGAATATCAGGTCGCAAAAGGAATTCGATGAAAGAAAAGAAGAATTTAAAGTCCGCCTTGAAAAACTTACCATCAAAGGGGCTTATGAAAATATAGGCTATGTCTATACAGAAAAAGGATCGAAACACGCGCCGGTACGTGGTTGTCTGGCTATGGCAAATTCAGGCCCAAATACTAACGGCTCACAATTTTTTATTAATCTGGTGGACACCGATTGGCTTGCAGGTAAACATACCGTTTTTGGCAAAGTAGTAAAAGGAATGGATGTGCTCGACAATATCGGAAAAGTAAAGGTTGGTTCGGGAAGTAAACCTGTTAAGGATGTAAAGATTATCTCCATCAGCAGGAAAAAATCACCATGA
- the dsrJ gene encoding sulfate reduction electron transfer complex DsrMKJOP subunit DsrJ has product MYNKGEVITGIVIFLIIFTFPFWYNMGKATPVPEPVLTEKAKAAVECVEPKAYMKTEHMQVLDSWRSSVVRNTNRIYINKSGNKEFEMSLSNGCLDCHSNKAEFCDKCHTYASVSPYCWDCHIDNPKEK; this is encoded by the coding sequence ATGTATAATAAAGGTGAAGTGATAACCGGAATTGTTATATTTTTAATTATTTTCACTTTTCCCTTCTGGTATAACATGGGAAAAGCAACCCCGGTTCCTGAACCTGTACTTACCGAAAAAGCCAAGGCTGCGGTTGAGTGCGTTGAGCCAAAAGCTTACATGAAAACCGAGCATATGCAGGTTTTAGATAGCTGGAGAAGTTCGGTTGTAAGGAATACAAACAGAATTTATATAAACAAAAGTGGCAACAAGGAATTTGAAATGAGTTTATCCAATGGTTGTCTGGATTGCCATTCAAATAAGGCAGAATTTTGTGATAAGTGTCACACCTATGCATCGGTAAGTCCTTACTGCTGGGATTGCCATATCGATAATCCGAAGGAGAAATAG
- the nrfD gene encoding polysulfide reductase NrfD, whose product MLELALKGSKKYYGWIAVLLTIIGIGVGCYLWQLSFGLGLTGMSRDVSWGFYIAQFTFLVGVAASAVMLVLPYYLHHYKAFGKITILGEFLAVSAVSMCLLFIIADLGQPMRALNVILYPTPNSILFWDMIVLNGYLFLNIIIGWQVLQGERNGVAPPKWVKILIYISIPWAVSIHTVTAFLYCGLPGRGFWLTAILAPRFLASAFAAGPAFLILLCLLVRKLTKFDPGKEPIQTLAKIVTYGILLNVFFLLCEVFVVFYSKIPEHMDHMTYLYAGLHGHGVLVPWMWASVALMVISIILLINPATRKKEGILMIACICVFCGTWIDKGLGMISGGFVPSPLHHITEYVPSMPEIAITLGVYAVGFLVLTILYKIATTVKEQLQGV is encoded by the coding sequence ATGCTTGAATTAGCACTTAAAGGAAGTAAAAAATATTATGGATGGATTGCAGTCCTGCTTACCATTATCGGCATAGGAGTAGGTTGTTATTTATGGCAGCTAAGCTTCGGCCTCGGTCTTACCGGAATGAGCAGAGATGTATCATGGGGGTTTTATATTGCTCAGTTTACATTTCTTGTCGGTGTTGCCGCATCAGCCGTAATGCTGGTTTTGCCTTATTATCTGCACCATTATAAGGCCTTCGGTAAAATTACAATTCTTGGGGAATTTCTGGCTGTATCTGCAGTAAGCATGTGTCTCCTTTTTATCATAGCAGATCTTGGGCAGCCCATGCGTGCCTTGAATGTAATTTTGTATCCTACGCCCAATTCGATTCTTTTCTGGGATATGATAGTATTAAACGGTTATCTGTTTTTAAATATAATAATTGGCTGGCAGGTTCTTCAGGGAGAAAGAAACGGTGTTGCTCCACCTAAATGGGTAAAAATTCTGATTTATATATCAATACCCTGGGCAGTCAGTATTCATACCGTCACAGCGTTTTTATACTGCGGTCTTCCCGGCAGAGGTTTCTGGCTTACAGCAATACTTGCTCCAAGGTTTCTTGCTTCGGCATTTGCAGCAGGCCCGGCCTTTTTGATTCTTCTTTGCCTTCTTGTAAGAAAACTTACAAAGTTTGATCCGGGAAAAGAGCCGATTCAGACCCTTGCTAAAATTGTAACTTACGGTATTCTATTAAACGTATTTTTCTTGCTATGTGAGGTTTTTGTAGTATTTTACAGCAAAATCCCCGAACATATGGATCATATGACTTATCTGTACGCTGGATTGCATGGACATGGAGTTCTTGTGCCGTGGATGTGGGCATCTGTCGCTCTGATGGTGATTTCCATTATCCTTCTTATAAATCCTGCTACAAGGAAAAAAGAGGGGATACTTATGATAGCATGTATCTGTGTATTTTGCGGTACATGGATTGATAAGGGACTTGGCATGATTTCAGGAGGCTTTGTACCATCTCCGTTGCATCATATTACCGAATACGTTCCATCAATGCCGGAGATAGCCATTACATTAGGCGTTTATGCTGTAGGATTTTTAGTACTGACAATCCTTTATAAAATAGCTACAACGGTTAAGGAGCAACTGCAAGGCGTATAG
- a CDS encoding aminotransferase class I/II-fold pyridoxal phosphate-dependent enzyme: MENKIRFADRMNQLPPYLFGMINKIKMEKRWSGDDVIDLGMGNPIDPTPNQVTEKLCEVAIDPKTHRYPVAGGMKNLKREIALYYERHYNVSLNGVDDVICTIGSKEGISHLCLALLGPGDTVLVPAPAFPIHVYAAVIAGAGVLRIALGSEEEFLKQLTSMCNALYPGPKLLMLNYPHNPTGIVTTKDFFKEIVKLAQKYNFMVVNDFAYSKITFDGYVAPSFLEVPGALEVGVEFGSFSKSYNMAGWRLGYCVGNKEMIEGLAKIKGYYDYGIFSAIQVAGIVAMRDCDDSIIEQVTVYQKRRDVLCDGLIRMGWTVQVPKAGMFLWVAIPEPYARMGSVRFAVEMMNRANVAVAPGAGFGEEGDGYLRLALVENENRIKQALKQMRRALTELDHEIAAGTFVLENTGTGL, from the coding sequence ATGGAAAATAAAATTCGTTTTGCCGATCGCATGAACCAGCTACCGCCTTATCTGTTCGGGATGATCAATAAGATAAAGATGGAAAAACGCTGGAGTGGAGATGACGTGATTGATCTGGGCATGGGCAACCCCATCGACCCTACCCCGAATCAGGTTACGGAAAAACTATGTGAGGTCGCAATTGATCCGAAGACACATAGATACCCGGTTGCCGGAGGCATGAAGAACCTGAAAAGGGAGATAGCTCTTTATTATGAACGCCATTACAATGTTTCCTTAAACGGGGTTGATGATGTGATTTGTACCATAGGCTCAAAAGAGGGGATTTCGCATCTATGCCTTGCTCTGCTTGGTCCGGGGGATACCGTTCTTGTTCCTGCCCCCGCATTTCCGATTCATGTTTATGCTGCTGTGATCGCAGGCGCAGGTGTTTTACGGATTGCACTTGGTTCGGAGGAGGAATTCTTAAAACAGCTGACAAGCATGTGCAATGCCCTGTATCCCGGCCCAAAACTGTTGATGTTAAACTATCCCCACAATCCGACAGGGATAGTCACAACGAAGGATTTTTTTAAAGAGATCGTCAAGCTTGCCCAAAAGTATAACTTCATGGTGGTAAATGATTTTGCTTATTCGAAGATCACATTCGACGGGTATGTGGCTCCCAGTTTTCTCGAAGTCCCTGGCGCACTGGAGGTCGGAGTGGAGTTCGGATCTTTTTCCAAATCATACAACATGGCCGGTTGGCGTCTTGGATACTGTGTTGGCAACAAGGAAATGATCGAGGGACTTGCCAAGATCAAGGGTTATTATGACTACGGGATCTTTTCGGCGATTCAGGTAGCCGGAATTGTTGCAATGCGCGACTGCGACGATAGTATTATAGAACAGGTAACAGTTTACCAGAAACGCCGCGATGTGCTTTGCGATGGGCTAATCCGTATGGGATGGACTGTACAGGTGCCAAAGGCCGGTATGTTTCTCTGGGTTGCTATCCCTGAACCGTATGCCCGGATGGGTTCTGTTCGGTTTGCGGTGGAAATGATGAACCGGGCAAATGTTGCGGTTGCTCCAGGCGCTGGTTTTGGAGAAGAGGGGGACGGTTACCTGCGTCTTGCGCTGGTGGAGAACGAAAACAGGATCAAACAGGCATTAAAGCAGATGCGTCGCGCACTAACAGAGCTTGACCATGAAATTGCCGCCGGGACATTCGTACTGGAAAATACCGGTACCGGCCTGTAA
- a CDS encoding 4Fe-4S dicluster domain-containing protein encodes MENSRRNFLKIAGISALGLTTTPVLDAFAVDIDTLLVKPIDAAPKENALTAKRWGMVIDTRKIKSEHDLEPMIAACNKIHNIPVLENKRHEIKWIWEEEFKHAFPTLEHEFVNERIEHLPFLVLCNQCKDAPCVRACPTKATFKREDGIVMMDFHRCIGCRFCMAACPYGSRNFNFRDPRPFIKETNKKFPTRMKGVVEKCNFCAERLAVGLQPACVEASNGIMIFGDLENPESQVRHLLKTNYTIRRKVALGTGPSIYYIV; translated from the coding sequence ATGGAAAACAGCAGAAGAAATTTCTTAAAGATAGCTGGAATTTCAGCACTGGGCCTGACTACAACCCCTGTTTTGGATGCTTTTGCAGTAGATATAGATACCCTGCTTGTTAAACCGATTGATGCAGCTCCAAAAGAGAATGCTCTTACTGCCAAAAGATGGGGAATGGTCATTGATACCAGAAAGATTAAATCGGAACATGATCTTGAACCAATGATTGCTGCCTGCAATAAAATTCATAATATTCCGGTTCTGGAAAATAAGCGGCATGAAATAAAGTGGATATGGGAAGAAGAATTCAAACATGCTTTTCCCACTTTAGAGCATGAATTCGTAAATGAGCGTATAGAGCATTTGCCTTTTCTGGTTCTTTGCAATCAATGTAAAGATGCCCCATGTGTCAGGGCCTGTCCGACAAAGGCAACTTTTAAACGTGAAGATGGAATTGTTATGATGGATTTCCATAGGTGTATCGGTTGCCGTTTTTGCATGGCTGCTTGTCCTTATGGATCAAGAAATTTCAATTTCAGGGATCCAAGGCCTTTTATAAAAGAAACAAACAAAAAATTCCCGACAAGAATGAAAGGCGTTGTTGAAAAATGTAATTTTTGCGCCGAGCGTCTTGCTGTAGGGTTACAACCGGCCTGCGTAGAAGCATCCAACGGCATTATGATTTTTGGAGATCTGGAAAATCCGGAATCTCAAGTCAGACATTTATTGAAAACTAACTATACAATTCGACGCAAAGTGGCTCTTGGTACCGGGCCTTCTATTTATTACATCGTATGA
- a CDS encoding DUF1329 domain-containing protein: MSIVKYLSIVLLFLFLGGTIYFNNARAGVSVPEALQLGTSLTPFGAEKAGNRDGTIPPYTGGLTETDIPADFKKGSGRWTDPFPKEKPLYSISSRNMAKYDKKLSEASKALLRKYPSYRMDIYPSHRSVAYPSCVLENSRKNATRARLINGGLTVDGAIGGVPFPIVKNGNEAMWNHLLRYNGHAVKMRASTWFVTTKGVAINSADINAHWQNPYYNPQWTLADLKKNGNYYDQAAYNFIGPPQAFGNASLTTDSLDPVKQPRRVWTYSAASRRIRIAPDFAYDTPVASVGGVVTYDERTLFIGKLDMFDFKLLGKREMFIPYNNYNLLFQATSSQFLTPRHINPDFVRWELHRVWVVEANLKKGQRHVIGRRVYYFDEDWGGGGMCDAYNNMGQLVKGLFNMFTQLYDIQTPNARNYWAYDLMSGIYSFSLHLGDPGMGLWPQPEGFPNLLFTPDALPNRMR, translated from the coding sequence ATGTCTATAGTGAAATATTTATCTATCGTATTATTATTTCTTTTTCTGGGAGGAACTATATACTTCAACAATGCCCGGGCCGGGGTCAGCGTTCCCGAAGCACTCCAGCTCGGCACCTCTTTGACTCCTTTCGGCGCAGAAAAAGCGGGTAATCGTGATGGCACCATCCCCCCCTACACTGGCGGCCTCACGGAAACGGACATTCCCGCAGACTTCAAAAAGGGGTCAGGACGTTGGACCGATCCTTTCCCCAAGGAAAAACCGCTTTATTCGATTTCCAGCCGGAACATGGCCAAATATGACAAAAAACTCAGCGAAGCCAGCAAAGCCTTGTTAAGGAAGTATCCCTCTTATCGCATGGATATTTATCCCAGCCATCGCAGCGTTGCCTATCCGTCCTGCGTTTTGGAGAACTCGCGCAAGAATGCCACCAGAGCCCGCCTAATCAATGGCGGCCTTACTGTAGATGGTGCTATCGGTGGCGTTCCCTTCCCTATCGTGAAGAACGGCAATGAGGCGATGTGGAACCATCTGCTGCGTTACAACGGCCATGCCGTCAAGATGCGTGCCTCCACCTGGTTTGTAACTACCAAGGGCGTGGCGATCAATTCCGCCGACATTAACGCCCACTGGCAAAATCCCTACTACAATCCGCAGTGGACACTGGCGGACTTGAAGAAGAATGGTAACTATTACGATCAAGCCGCATACAACTTCATCGGCCCTCCCCAGGCCTTCGGCAATGCCTCGTTGACCACGGACAGCCTCGACCCGGTTAAACAGCCGCGCCGCGTGTGGACGTATTCCGCCGCCAGCCGACGCATCCGCATTGCCCCTGATTTTGCCTATGATACTCCGGTGGCATCGGTCGGCGGAGTTGTCACCTATGACGAACGCACACTGTTCATCGGCAAACTGGACATGTTCGATTTTAAGTTGCTTGGCAAACGGGAGATGTTCATCCCCTACAATAATTACAACCTGCTGTTTCAGGCCACCTCGTCCCAGTTTCTTACGCCCAGGCATATCAATCCGGATTTCGTGCGCTGGGAATTGCATCGCGTTTGGGTGGTGGAGGCAAATCTTAAAAAGGGCCAACGCCATGTCATTGGCCGGCGCGTCTATTACTTTGACGAGGACTGGGGCGGCGGCGGCATGTGCGATGCGTATAACAACATGGGCCAGCTCGTCAAGGGTCTGTTCAACATGTTTACCCAACTCTACGATATCCAAACTCCAAATGCGCGCAACTATTGGGCCTATGACCTTATGTCGGGCATCTACTCCTTTTCCTTACACCTTGGCGATCCGGGCATGGGACTCTGGCCGCAGCCGGAAGGATTCCCGAATCTGCTCTTTACACCCGATGCGTTGCCGAACCGGATGAGGTGA
- a CDS encoding protein-glutamate O-methyltransferase CheR, with amino-acid sequence MTIEENNKTSSPTDDTMKKICVLLRTQTGHDFSQYKDITLIHRIKRRMALHQIRKPDQYFRFMYQNKVESDALFHDTFIGATTFFHDPVAFEIIKKKVIPKLFSNETSEGVIRIWVCGCSTGEEAYSIAILVQEYMESIKESYKVQIFATDIDKYSIEQARSAIFPSNIDIDVSPERLARFFIHDSKEGFYHIRKSIRDLLVFSEHDVTKDTPFSELNLISCRNTLLYMARDLRSKLIPLFHYAIKPGGFLFMGTLETVEEFVTTFETVDSKWKIYHRKDIHS; translated from the coding sequence ATGACTATTGAAGAAAACAATAAAACCTCATCTCCAACAGATGATACAATGAAAAAAATCTGTGTTCTTTTGCGGACGCAAACAGGCCACGATTTTTCCCAGTATAAAGATATTACCCTGATTCACCGTATAAAACGTAGGATGGCTTTACACCAGATCAGAAAGCCGGATCAATATTTTAGATTTATGTATCAAAATAAGGTGGAATCGGATGCTCTCTTTCACGACACCTTTATCGGTGCTACAACTTTTTTCCATGATCCGGTTGCTTTCGAAATAATTAAAAAAAAAGTAATCCCTAAACTTTTTTCAAATGAAACATCCGAAGGAGTTATACGGATCTGGGTCTGCGGTTGCTCCACCGGCGAGGAAGCCTATTCCATTGCAATTCTGGTTCAGGAATATATGGAATCCATTAAAGAGTCGTATAAAGTGCAGATTTTTGCCACTGATATTGACAAGTATTCTATTGAACAGGCCCGAAGCGCAATATTTCCCTCAAACATCGATATTGATGTATCCCCTGAAAGACTGGCTCGTTTTTTTATCCATGATTCCAAAGAAGGCTTCTATCATATCCGAAAATCTATCCGGGATCTTCTTGTTTTTTCCGAACATGATGTGACTAAAGATACCCCATTTTCAGAATTGAATCTGATAAGCTGCCGCAATACGCTTCTTTATATGGCCAGAGATCTTCGTTCAAAGTTGATTCCACTTTTTCATTATGCGATTAAACCTGGCGGTTTTCTTTTTATGGGAACATTAGAAACGGTGGAAGAATTTGTGACGACATTTGAAACTGTCGACAGCAAATGGAAAATTTACCACCGTAAGGATATTCATTCTTAG
- the bcmE gene encoding thiamine pyridinylase: MRRKYLQLCILIVIVMSCTSLALASSLKVALYPYVPRIAQFKSVISENWKLLHPDVEIIWVEGWDGGYANDPQDDYDLFVFDATYLTYFINKGRLLGMNQSQVNNIADYLPFAINGMLKGNKYWAIPQLGCTEYLICKKDDQPLLKASNMSEVVAALGKCSYHGDIPPESTGLMMDFSGGTTNAIYYVKSLEEITDEFPVPLPQDPGHINIYAINNLRTILATASLRNAWYSGESYQRGLWYGQNHGRAYVGFSESLTQIPQEQLPDIAMKVMPWSDNPEGVKDPLFYCDVIGVNPNTSKRNVTALAIELANLMASTQVIVDCFKSTDTKGPQYLTPVRNSAMNQLADIYPAYAIIRNAVKASGDPILLDLGKDSRNWIANMKNTIKHMVIDDLQCYCDKQAGPPMDNQKAQIVCPGVCGDNNWNGQWTNKGSYSVCGCFCGVH, encoded by the coding sequence ATGCGGCGAAAATATTTGCAGTTATGTATTCTTATTGTAATTGTTATGTCATGTACTTCTTTAGCTTTGGCATCAAGCCTCAAAGTTGCATTATATCCCTATGTGCCAAGAATTGCCCAATTCAAGAGCGTTATATCTGAAAATTGGAAGTTATTACATCCTGATGTGGAAATTATCTGGGTCGAGGGATGGGACGGCGGTTATGCTAATGACCCGCAAGATGATTATGATCTTTTTGTTTTCGATGCTACTTATCTTACTTATTTTATAAATAAGGGACGGCTCTTGGGCATGAATCAGTCTCAGGTTAATAATATTGCCGATTATTTACCGTTTGCCATAAATGGTATGCTTAAAGGCAACAAGTATTGGGCTATCCCGCAATTAGGCTGTACCGAATATCTGATATGTAAAAAGGACGACCAGCCTTTGCTTAAGGCTTCCAATATGTCAGAAGTTGTTGCGGCTTTAGGAAAATGCTCCTACCATGGAGATATTCCACCTGAATCAACCGGACTTATGATGGACTTTTCCGGCGGGACCACAAATGCAATCTATTATGTTAAAAGCCTGGAGGAGATAACAGATGAATTCCCGGTGCCTTTGCCGCAAGATCCTGGTCATATTAACATTTATGCCATAAACAACCTTCGTACAATCCTTGCAACTGCCAGTTTGCGTAACGCATGGTATTCAGGCGAATCATACCAGCGAGGATTGTGGTACGGTCAGAATCATGGCCGCGCCTATGTCGGTTTTTCCGAGTCTTTAACTCAAATTCCGCAGGAACAATTGCCAGATATTGCTATGAAGGTTATGCCATGGTCCGATAATCCAGAAGGCGTAAAAGATCCTCTCTTTTATTGTGATGTAATCGGCGTTAATCCAAATACTTCAAAGCGAAATGTAACGGCCTTGGCTATTGAACTTGCAAATCTCATGGCATCCACGCAGGTCATTGTGGATTGCTTTAAGTCAACAGATACAAAAGGTCCACAATATCTTACCCCGGTGCGCAATAGTGCTATGAACCAGCTTGCCGATATCTATCCTGCTTATGCGATCATCCGTAATGCTGTGAAAGCTTCCGGAGATCCAATCCTGCTCGATTTAGGTAAAGATAGTCGTAACTGGATTGCCAATATGAAGAATACTATTAAGCACATGGTTATTGATGATCTGCAATGCTATTGCGACAAACAGGCCGGACCTCCTATGGATAACCAAAAAGCACAGATAGTATGTCCGGGTGTATGTGGCGATAACAACTGGAACGGCCAGTGGACTAATAAGGGTAGTTATTCTGTTTGCGGGTGCTTTTGCGGTGTACATTAG